In Apium graveolens cultivar Ventura chromosome 10, ASM990537v1, whole genome shotgun sequence, the following are encoded in one genomic region:
- the LOC141692549 gene encoding auxin-responsive protein SAUR78-like, with protein MAITGKLTKIKSVLKKWQSFGKLGRSNSSIAAANTSFSDEDSSFDQISSQDNFPVYVGKSRRRYLVNSEVLEHPVFRELIERSGDEDDNIVVSCEVVLFEHLLWMLENADPQPESLDELVEFYDC; from the coding sequence ATGGCAATAACCGgaaaattaacaaaaatcaagTCAGTTCTCAAGAAATGGCAGTCATTCGGGAAGCTAGGCCGGTCCAACAGCTCAATAGCAGCAGCAAACACTTCATTTTCCGACGAGGATTCATCTTTCGATCAAATATCTAGTCAAGACAATTTTCCAGTTTATGTTGGAAAATCTCGTAGACGGTATCTGGTCAACTCGGAAGTATTGGAGCACCCAGTTTTTCGTGAACTTATCGAAAGGTCAGGTGATGAGGATGACAACATTGTTGTATCATGTGAAGTTGTCCTGTTCGAACATCTGTTATGGATGCTTGAAAATGCTGATCCTCAACCAGAATCACTAGATGAACTTGTTGAGTTTTATGATTGTTGA